From the genome of Staphylococcus haemolyticus, one region includes:
- the ppdK gene encoding pyruvate, phosphate dikinase, protein MTKYIYAFDEGQKSMKDLLGGKGANLSEMKRLGLPVPDGFTITTAACIEYLRQGKSLSTDVKTQLIDHLADFSERTGKAFSSDANLLLVSVRSGAKISMPGMMDTILNLGLNDDNVKKLADKTGDARFAYDCYRRLLQMFGEVVYNVPMQAFDTYFEDYKQRHNFENDAAITPEGLQEICERFKDIYMEEVYKPFPQEPLKQLEEAIEAVFKSWDNDRARIYRDLNDIPHDIGTAVNIQEMVFGNSGNNSGTGVAFTRNPVSGENKLFGEYLLNAQGEDVVAGIRTPKDISTLHDQMSDVHQEFVEVTKQLEQHYKDMQDIEFTIENGKLYLLQTRNGKRTARAAIKIAVDLVDEGVIKKEEAMSNVDVKSIDQLLHPNFDEKALKQATEISKIGLPASPGAATGQIVFSAEDAKAQADAGKKVILMRPETSPEDIEGMIASEAIVTTHGGMTSHAAVVARGMGKCCVTGCSDLEINTMAKTVYYDGGELHEGDTISVDGSKGDIYIGEIETVSAEHSEEFTQFMEWSEDIARLNVRMNAETPQDIKAGYDFGSKGIGLVRTEHMFFGAERLVEMRRFILSSSYEQRVEALNNIRNYQVEDFEAIFRLSGERPTIVRLLDPPLHEFLPNSDEDVENVARQLNIPKEVLNKRIVDLHEVNPMLGHRGCRLAITYPELYEMQVEAIMGSVLKLKKEGITCKPEIMIPLVSTVEEFTTLKEKLVKTIEQLEDEQGDSVPYLIGTMIETPRACLVADELAKHCDFFSFGTNDLTQLTFGFSRDDAGKFINVYTESNILKLDPFQTLDRDGVGKLIEIAVEQAKKVNPKIKIGVCGELGGDAKSIRRFNQLAIDYVSCSPFRVPGAILATAQSQAEESEQ, encoded by the coding sequence ATGACGAAATATATTTATGCTTTTGATGAAGGACAAAAATCGATGAAAGATTTACTTGGAGGTAAAGGTGCTAACCTATCTGAAATGAAACGTTTAGGTTTACCTGTGCCAGATGGTTTTACAATAACAACTGCCGCTTGTATAGAATACTTAAGACAAGGTAAATCATTATCAACTGATGTAAAAACACAATTAATTGATCATCTTGCTGACTTTTCAGAGAGAACTGGGAAAGCATTCTCATCAGATGCTAATTTATTACTTGTATCTGTACGAAGTGGTGCGAAAATATCGATGCCTGGTATGATGGATACAATTCTTAACTTGGGATTAAATGACGATAACGTAAAGAAACTTGCAGATAAAACAGGTGATGCTCGCTTTGCATATGACTGTTACCGTCGCTTACTACAAATGTTCGGTGAAGTGGTATACAACGTTCCGATGCAAGCATTTGATACATATTTTGAAGATTATAAACAACGTCACAACTTTGAAAATGACGCTGCAATTACACCTGAAGGTTTACAAGAAATTTGTGAACGTTTCAAAGACATTTATATGGAAGAAGTTTATAAACCGTTCCCTCAAGAACCTTTGAAACAATTAGAAGAAGCAATCGAAGCGGTCTTTAAGTCTTGGGACAATGACCGTGCACGAATTTATCGTGATTTAAATGATATTCCACATGACATAGGTACTGCTGTTAATATCCAAGAAATGGTATTTGGTAATAGTGGTAATAATAGTGGAACAGGTGTTGCATTCACTCGTAATCCTGTGAGCGGAGAAAATAAATTATTTGGTGAATATTTATTAAATGCACAGGGTGAAGATGTCGTAGCTGGTATCCGTACACCAAAAGACATTTCAACTTTACACGATCAAATGTCTGACGTACATCAAGAATTTGTTGAAGTAACGAAACAACTTGAACAGCATTATAAAGATATGCAAGATATTGAGTTTACGATTGAAAATGGAAAGTTATACTTATTACAAACTCGTAATGGTAAACGTACGGCACGTGCAGCAATTAAGATAGCAGTAGATTTAGTAGATGAAGGTGTCATTAAAAAAGAAGAAGCGATGTCAAATGTTGATGTGAAATCAATCGACCAATTATTACATCCTAATTTTGATGAAAAAGCACTAAAACAAGCGACTGAAATTTCAAAAATAGGTTTACCTGCAAGTCCAGGGGCTGCTACAGGACAAATTGTATTTTCAGCTGAAGATGCTAAGGCACAAGCTGATGCAGGTAAGAAAGTTATCTTAATGCGTCCGGAAACGTCTCCTGAAGATATTGAAGGTATGATTGCGAGTGAAGCAATCGTAACAACACATGGAGGTATGACATCTCACGCAGCAGTTGTAGCTCGTGGTATGGGTAAATGTTGTGTGACAGGTTGTTCGGATTTAGAAATCAATACTATGGCAAAGACAGTTTACTATGATGGTGGGGAACTTCATGAAGGCGATACAATTTCAGTTGATGGTTCTAAAGGTGACATCTACATAGGTGAGATTGAAACAGTCAGTGCTGAACACAGTGAAGAGTTCACTCAATTTATGGAATGGTCAGAGGATATTGCACGTTTGAATGTTCGAATGAACGCAGAGACGCCTCAAGATATTAAAGCGGGTTATGACTTTGGTTCTAAAGGTATTGGTTTAGTTCGTACGGAGCATATGTTCTTCGGAGCGGAACGTTTAGTTGAAATGCGACGATTTATTCTTTCATCTTCATATGAACAACGAGTAGAAGCTTTGAATAATATTCGTAATTATCAAGTAGAAGACTTTGAAGCAATATTCCGATTATCTGGAGAGCGTCCTACAATTGTCCGTTTGCTTGATCCACCTTTGCATGAGTTTTTACCTAATTCTGATGAAGATGTTGAAAATGTAGCACGACAACTCAACATTCCTAAAGAAGTATTGAATAAACGCATTGTAGATCTTCATGAAGTGAATCCAATGCTAGGACATCGTGGTTGTAGACTTGCAATCACATACCCTGAGTTATATGAAATGCAAGTTGAAGCGATTATGGGAAGCGTATTAAAACTTAAAAAAGAGGGTATAACATGTAAACCTGAAATTATGATTCCGCTAGTATCAACTGTGGAAGAATTCACAACGCTTAAAGAGAAATTGGTTAAAACCATTGAACAATTAGAGGATGAACAAGGTGACAGCGTACCATATTTAATTGGTACAATGATTGAAACGCCGCGCGCATGTTTAGTAGCAGATGAATTAGCAAAACATTGTGATTTCTTTAGTTTCGGTACAAATGATTTAACGCAATTGACATTTGGTTTCTCAAGAGATGATGCAGGTAAATTTATAAATGTGTATACTGAAAGTAATATATTGAAGCTTGACCCATTCCAAACGTTAGATAGAGATGGTGTCGGAAAATTAATCGAAATTGCAGTTGAACAAGCTAAAAAAGTAAATCCGAAAATCAAAATCGGTGTATGTGGTGAATTAGGTGGAGATGCTAAGTCTATTCGTCGTTTCAATCAATTAGCGATAGACTATGTTTCATGCTCACCATTCCGAGTTCCAGGTGCAATTTTAGCAACAGCTCAGAGTCAAGCGGAGGAAAGCGAGCAGTAA
- a CDS encoding pyruvate, water dikinase regulatory protein translates to MNETQSNEQILKLFIVSDSIGETAQRMIHATLTQFPDLHNVEIKKFPYIKDEEEFLNILNLAREQHAIVATTLVSESFNALGHQFAHEHDIPYVDYMSDLISIIKKVTHSQPLMESGALRKLNDEYFKRIEAIEYSVKYDDGKHFTDIGEADALIVGVSRTSKTPLSMYLANKGYKIANIPLVPEIEIPDNVYKQKGLKVFGLTASPQYIANIRKNRAETLGLSSESRYNNLDRIKKELVYAEEVFKKLNATVINTEYKSIEESAFYIEKFLQPKL, encoded by the coding sequence GTGAACGAAACTCAATCAAATGAACAAATTCTAAAGTTATTTATCGTATCAGATTCCATTGGCGAAACAGCACAACGAATGATTCATGCAACATTAACACAATTCCCTGATTTGCATAATGTTGAAATTAAGAAATTTCCATATATTAAAGATGAAGAGGAATTCTTAAATATTTTAAATTTAGCACGTGAACAACATGCGATTGTAGCGACGACGTTAGTAAGTGAATCCTTTAATGCATTGGGACATCAATTTGCACATGAACATGATATTCCTTATGTTGACTACATGTCTGATTTAATCAGTATTATTAAGAAGGTAACACACAGTCAACCGCTTATGGAGAGTGGTGCGTTACGTAAATTAAATGATGAATATTTCAAGCGTATTGAAGCGATTGAATACTCTGTTAAATACGATGATGGTAAACATTTTACTGATATAGGTGAAGCGGATGCATTAATTGTTGGTGTGTCACGAACATCTAAAACACCATTAAGTATGTATTTAGCTAACAAAGGTTATAAAATAGCTAATATTCCATTGGTACCTGAAATTGAAATTCCTGATAATGTTTATAAACAAAAAGGGTTAAAAGTATTTGGATTAACTGCGAGTCCACAGTATATTGCAAACATACGAAAGAATCGTGCGGAAACGTTAGGTTTATCTAGTGAATCACGATACAATAACTTGGATCGTATTAAGAAAGAACTTGTATATGCTGAGGAAGTCTTTAAGAAATTAAATGCGACTGTTATCAATACGGAATATAAATCGATTGAAGAGTCAGCATTCTATATTGAGAAGTTTTTACAACCTAAATTGTAA
- the lqo gene encoding L-lactate dehydrogenase (quinone) codes for MAESKDVILIGAGVLSTTFGSMLNELEPNWNIKLYERMDRPGLESSNERHNAGTGHAALCELNYTVQQPDGSIDIDKAKEINEEFEISKQFWSHLVKAGHIENPREFINPLPHISFVRGVNNKEFLKKRYEAMKQSPMFDNIEYTEDIEVMRKWIPLMMKGRVDDGKMAASKIDEGTDVNFGELTRKMSRHLELDEHVEVKYSHQVLDFERLSNGKWRVKIKDLKTGNVFEEVTDYVFIGAGGAAIPLLQKTGIPESKHLGGFPITGQFLTCTNPQVIEAHDAKVYGKEPPGTPPMTVPHLDARYIEGKRTLLFGPFANVGPKFLKNGSNLDLFKSIKPYNITTMLAAAVKNLPLIKYSFDQIIMTKEGCMNHLRTFYPEARDEDWELYTAGKRVQVIKDTEKEGKGFIQFGTEVVNSEDHSVIALLGESPGASTSVSVALEVLEKNFPEQIGQWNAKIKEMIPSYGQSLIEDVELMRKIRRQTSKDLELGYYEDAK; via the coding sequence ATGGCAGAATCAAAAGACGTCATTTTAATTGGTGCGGGTGTCTTAAGTACAACATTTGGTTCTATGTTAAATGAGCTTGAGCCTAATTGGAATATCAAGCTTTATGAACGTATGGATCGACCAGGTCTAGAAAGTTCTAATGAACGCCACAACGCTGGTACTGGTCATGCTGCACTTTGTGAATTGAACTATACTGTTCAACAACCTGATGGTTCAATTGACATTGATAAAGCGAAAGAAATCAACGAAGAATTTGAAATTTCAAAACAGTTCTGGAGTCACTTAGTGAAAGCAGGACATATCGAGAATCCAAGAGAATTTATTAATCCTCTTCCACACATTAGTTTTGTTAGAGGCGTTAACAATAAAGAATTCTTGAAGAAACGTTACGAAGCAATGAAACAATCACCAATGTTCGATAACATCGAATATACTGAAGACATTGAAGTAATGAGAAAATGGATTCCATTAATGATGAAAGGTCGCGTTGATGACGGCAAAATGGCCGCTAGTAAAATCGACGAAGGTACTGACGTTAACTTTGGTGAATTAACACGTAAAATGTCACGACACTTAGAATTAGACGAGCATGTTGAAGTTAAATATAGTCACCAAGTACTTGACTTTGAACGTTTATCAAATGGTAAATGGCGAGTTAAAATCAAAGATCTTAAAACTGGTAACGTATTTGAAGAAGTTACTGACTATGTATTCATTGGTGCAGGCGGTGCTGCAATTCCATTACTACAAAAAACAGGTATCCCTGAAAGTAAACATTTAGGTGGATTCCCTATTACTGGTCAATTCTTAACATGTACTAATCCACAAGTGATTGAAGCACATGATGCGAAAGTATATGGTAAAGAACCACCAGGCACACCACCAATGACAGTACCTCACCTTGATGCACGTTACATCGAAGGTAAACGTACTTTATTATTTGGACCATTTGCGAACGTTGGACCTAAATTCCTTAAAAATGGCTCAAACTTAGATTTATTTAAATCTATTAAACCTTATAATATTACAACGATGTTAGCTGCTGCAGTTAAAAACTTACCATTGATTAAATATTCATTTGATCAAATTATCATGACTAAAGAGGGCTGTATGAACCACTTACGTACATTCTACCCTGAAGCTCGTGATGAAGATTGGGAATTATACACAGCAGGTAAACGTGTACAAGTAATTAAAGACACTGAAAAAGAAGGTAAAGGATTTATCCAATTCGGTACAGAAGTGGTTAACTCTGAAGATCATTCAGTGATTGCTTTACTTGGTGAATCACCAGGGGCATCAACTTCAGTATCAGTAGCTTTAGAAGTTCTTGAGAAAAACTTCCCAGAACAAATCGGCCAATGGAATGCTAAAATTAAAGAAATGATTCCATCATACGGTCAATCATTAATTGAAGATGTTGAATTAATGAGAAAAATACGTCGTCAAACGTCTAAAGATCTTGAATTAGGATACTATGAAGACGCTAAATAA
- a CDS encoding GntR family transcriptional regulator encodes MLKYERIAQDITSAIANDEYNVGDKLPSVEQLKARYEVSKSTIIKALAILQRDGMIFQTRGSGIYVRNKNKSGYINLLKTKGFSDNLQGHQITSKVLTFETIKPNDEVRAHLRLTEQDEEVYYVERIRYLDHNPLCIETSYFNKTLVTHLDHDSAEHSIFDYLQAQLKINIGFSDIYFYIDFLTEREAPQLDLNPNDPCMRHDLTFYTNKGLPFDYSKIVYHYKYANFFIPIES; translated from the coding sequence ATGTTAAAGTACGAACGAATTGCTCAAGATATTACAAGTGCCATTGCAAATGATGAATATAATGTTGGTGATAAACTTCCAAGTGTCGAACAATTAAAAGCACGATATGAGGTTAGCAAAAGTACCATCATTAAAGCATTAGCGATACTCCAAAGAGATGGTATGATTTTCCAAACAAGAGGCAGTGGAATTTATGTACGAAATAAAAATAAATCAGGGTATATCAACCTTTTGAAAACAAAGGGTTTCTCAGATAATCTGCAAGGCCATCAAATCACAAGTAAAGTTTTAACGTTTGAAACGATAAAACCTAATGATGAAGTAAGAGCGCACTTACGTTTAACGGAACAAGATGAAGAAGTTTATTATGTCGAACGTATTCGCTATTTAGATCATAACCCTTTATGTATTGAAACATCTTACTTCAATAAAACATTAGTTACTCACCTTGATCATGACAGTGCAGAACATTCAATATTCGACTATCTTCAAGCACAGCTTAAGATTAATATCGGTTTTTCTGATATCTATTTCTATATTGATTTTCTTACTGAACGTGAAGCACCACAATTGGATCTCAATCCAAATGATCCTTGTATGCGTCATGATTTAACCTTTTACACTAATAAAGGACTACCTTTTGATTATTCAAAGATTGTTTATCATTATAAATACGCCAACTTCTTTATACCTATAGAAAGTTAA